In Chiloscyllium plagiosum isolate BGI_BamShark_2017 unplaced genomic scaffold, ASM401019v2 scaf_5894, whole genome shotgun sequence, a single window of DNA contains:
- the LOC122547523 gene encoding transmembrane protein 60-like has protein sequence MSLAQRVLLTWLFTLLFLIILVLKLDETLAWSWFLVFIPLWIFDAVLLVMLAVRLAGRCKAGYDRHSGHVRRKVWYLCATLLKLAFLLALCARLERLAALRLSWILAPLWVLLCGVVGDLGYSTFAVRA, from the coding sequence ATGTCGCTGGCGCAGCGGGTGCTGCTGACCTGGCTCTTCACCCTGCTCTTCCTCATCATCCTGGTGCTGAAGCTGGACGAGACGCTGGCCTGGAGCTGGTTCCTGGTCTTCATCCCGCTCTGGATCTTTGATGCCGTCCTCCTGGTCATGCTGGCCGTCAGGCTGGCAGGCCGCTGCAAGGCTGGCTACGACCGGCACAGCGGGCACGTGCGGCGCAAGGTGTGGTACCTGTGCGCCACCCTGCTCAAGCTGGCCTTCCTGCTGGCACTCTGCGCCCGCCTGGAGCGACTGGCCGCCCTGCGGCTCTCCTGGATCCTCGCCCCTCTCTGGGTCTTGCTCTGCGGCGTGGTCGGTGACCTGGGCTACAGCACCTTTGCGGTCAGGGCGTGA